The following are from one region of the Georgenia sp. M64 genome:
- the pyrR gene encoding bifunctional pyr operon transcriptional regulator/uracil phosphoribosyltransferase PyrR → MTSTPRQVLSDADVSRSLTRIAHEILERNHGSEDVVVLGIPTRGVPLAERVARRMAGTEGGREIPVGSLDITMYRDDLRSHPTRPLGPTSLPPGGIDDKVVVLVDDVLFSGRTVRAALDALQDLGRPRAVQLAVLVDRGHRELPIRADYVGKNLPTARSERVSVQLSEIDGSDDAVTIAGEAR, encoded by the coding sequence GTGACCAGCACGCCCCGACAGGTCCTCTCCGACGCCGACGTCTCCCGGTCCCTCACCCGGATCGCGCACGAGATCCTCGAACGCAACCACGGCAGCGAGGACGTCGTCGTCCTGGGCATCCCGACCCGCGGCGTCCCGCTCGCGGAGCGCGTCGCCCGGCGCATGGCCGGCACCGAGGGCGGCCGGGAGATCCCGGTCGGGTCCCTCGACATCACCATGTACCGCGACGACCTCCGGTCCCACCCCACCCGGCCGCTGGGCCCGACGTCGCTCCCACCGGGCGGGATCGACGACAAGGTCGTCGTCCTCGTCGACGACGTCCTCTTCTCCGGCCGGACGGTCCGCGCCGCCCTGGACGCCCTCCAGGACCTCGGGCGCCCCCGGGCCGTCCAGCTCGCCGTCCTCGTCGACCGCGGCCACCGGGAGCTGCCCATCCGCGCCGACTACGTGGGGAAGAACCTGCCCACCGCCCGCAGCGAGCGGGTGAGCGTGCAGCTCTCGGAGATCGACGGCTCGGACGACGCCGTGACGATCGCGGGGGAGGCACGATGA
- a CDS encoding CinA family protein, translating to MTTIIDGAQPLLDEIAARARTSGLTVAVAESLTAGLLATQLGAAEEASTWFAGGVVSYLDEVKFTVLGVAPGPVVTARCAEQMADGVARLTGADVTASVTGVGGPGPQEGRPAGTVFVGGHLRGTARHEEHHLPGDPQDVLTGTVLRALEMLRRLLDEA from the coding sequence ATGACCACGATCATCGACGGCGCGCAGCCGCTCCTCGACGAGATCGCCGCCCGGGCACGGACCTCGGGCCTGACGGTCGCGGTGGCCGAGTCCCTCACGGCCGGGCTGCTGGCCACCCAGCTCGGCGCCGCCGAGGAGGCGTCCACCTGGTTCGCCGGCGGCGTGGTGTCCTACCTCGACGAGGTCAAGTTCACGGTCCTGGGCGTGGCCCCCGGCCCGGTGGTCACGGCGAGGTGTGCGGAGCAGATGGCCGACGGCGTCGCCCGCCTCACCGGTGCGGACGTCACGGCCTCGGTCACGGGCGTCGGCGGTCCCGGGCCGCAGGAGGGACGACCCGCCGGGACGGTGTTCGTCGGCGGGCACCTGCGCGGCACCGCCCGCCACGAGGAGCACCACCTGCCCGGCGACCCCCAGGACGTCCTCACCGGCACGGTCCTGCGCGCGCTCGAGATGCTGCGGCGTCTGCTCGACGAGGCGTGA
- the aroD gene encoding type I 3-dehydroquinate dehydratase, whose protein sequence is MRTVRLKNVVLGEDPTKVIVPLTGADAASLVDEVRAVRAVRAGPDGHDASSVVDVVEWRADHLARGVGPDGPAADGPAADGPAADRPAADARVADALVPDVLAAGRMIAAEAGDLPVLFTFRTAAEGGAAAIADEDYADLTIAVARSGLVDAVDVELFRDERQVRRVVAAAHEAGVAVVMSTHDFAGTPATQEILDRLERMVELGADVAKLAATPRDAGDVLTLLDATWTMSRRTDRPLITMAMGRVGVASRLVGGVFGSAATFGSVGAASAPGQVPVGELNRVLRLLG, encoded by the coding sequence GTGCGCACGGTCCGACTCAAGAACGTCGTCCTCGGCGAGGACCCGACGAAGGTGATCGTCCCACTCACCGGTGCCGACGCCGCGAGCCTCGTCGACGAGGTGCGCGCCGTGCGGGCGGTGCGCGCAGGTCCAGACGGGCACGACGCCAGCAGCGTCGTCGACGTCGTGGAGTGGCGGGCGGACCACCTGGCCCGGGGGGTCGGGCCCGACGGGCCCGCTGCCGACGGGCCCGCGGCCGACGGGCCCGCTGCCGACAGGCCCGCGGCCGACGCGCGAGTGGCCGACGCGCTCGTGCCCGACGTGCTCGCGGCCGGCCGGATGATCGCCGCCGAGGCCGGCGACCTGCCCGTGCTCTTCACCTTCCGCACCGCCGCGGAGGGCGGCGCGGCGGCGATCGCGGACGAGGACTACGCCGACCTCACGATCGCGGTCGCCCGGTCGGGCCTGGTCGACGCCGTCGACGTCGAGCTGTTCCGGGACGAGCGGCAGGTGCGGCGGGTCGTCGCGGCCGCCCACGAGGCGGGTGTCGCCGTCGTCATGTCCACCCACGACTTCGCCGGCACCCCGGCGACGCAGGAGATCCTCGACCGCCTGGAGCGGATGGTCGAGCTCGGGGCCGACGTCGCCAAGCTCGCTGCGACCCCCCGGGACGCCGGGGACGTGCTGACCCTGCTCGACGCCACATGGACGATGAGCCGCCGGACGGACCGTCCGCTCATCACCATGGCGATGGGCCGGGTGGGAGTGGCCTCGCGGCTCGTGGGTGGGGTGTTCGGCTCGGCCGCCACCTTCGGGAGCGTCGGCGCGGCGTCGGCCCCCGGTCAGGTGCCGGTGGGCGAGCTGAACCGGGTGCTGCGCCTGCTGGGGTGA
- the nusB gene encoding transcription antitermination factor NusB, producing MAARTKARRRALDVLFEADQKGRGDTADDLLALLEERKQITVAQGPFPPYAAEIVTGVAAHGGEIDELLRTYSQGWSLERMAAVDRAILRLGAWELLYNDDVPDAVAVDEAVNLATELSTDESPSFVNGLLARLMEIKPTL from the coding sequence GTGGCCGCACGCACCAAGGCCCGACGCCGGGCGTTGGACGTCCTGTTCGAGGCCGACCAGAAGGGCCGTGGTGACACGGCCGACGACCTGCTCGCCCTCCTGGAGGAGCGCAAGCAGATCACGGTCGCGCAGGGCCCCTTCCCGCCGTACGCGGCGGAGATCGTCACCGGTGTCGCCGCGCACGGCGGCGAGATCGACGAGCTGCTGCGCACCTACTCCCAGGGCTGGTCGCTCGAGCGGATGGCGGCGGTCGACCGGGCCATCCTCCGCCTGGGCGCGTGGGAGCTCCTCTACAACGACGACGTCCCCGACGCGGTCGCCGTCGACGAGGCGGTCAACCTCGCCACCGAGCTGTCCACGGACGAGTCCCCGTCGTTCGTCAACGGGCTGCTCGCCCGGCTGATGGAGATCAAGCCCACCCTCTGA
- the efp gene encoding elongation factor P, producing the protein MATTNDLKNGLVLNIDGQLWQVVEFQHVKPGKGPAFVRTKLKNVMSGKTVDKTFNAGIKVETATVDRRDMQFLYKDGTDFVFMDSETYEQIHVPAETVGDAANFLLENQEAIVATHEGTVLFVELPASVVLEITYTEPGLQGDRSSAGTKPATVETGYEIQVPLFLEIGTKVKVDTRSGDYLGRVS; encoded by the coding sequence GTGGCGACGACGAACGACCTGAAGAACGGCCTCGTGCTCAACATCGACGGACAGCTCTGGCAGGTCGTCGAGTTCCAGCACGTCAAGCCGGGCAAGGGCCCCGCCTTCGTCCGCACCAAGCTCAAGAACGTCATGTCGGGCAAGACCGTCGACAAGACCTTCAACGCGGGCATCAAGGTCGAGACCGCGACGGTCGACCGCCGCGACATGCAGTTCCTGTACAAGGACGGCACCGACTTCGTCTTCATGGACTCCGAGACGTACGAGCAGATCCACGTCCCGGCCGAGACGGTCGGCGACGCCGCAAACTTCCTCCTGGAGAACCAGGAGGCCATCGTGGCCACGCACGAGGGCACGGTGCTCTTCGTCGAGCTGCCCGCCTCCGTCGTCCTCGAGATCACCTACACCGAGCCGGGCCTGCAGGGCGACCGCTCCTCGGCCGGCACCAAGCCCGCCACCGTGGAGACCGGCTACGAGATCCAGGTCCCGCTGTTCCTCGAGATCGGCACCAAGGTCAAGGTGGACACCCGCTCGGGCGACTACCTCGGTCGCGTCAGCTGA
- a CDS encoding shikimate kinase, producing MTPIPTLVLLGAPGAGKSTVGALLAERLGLELLDTDDLLAARVGTDVGEFFLDAGEERFREVEAEVAAAALGRPGVVALGGGAVPGVAQRLEAYRADGGTVVFLDVSLAAAMPRVGLNAPRAVVVGSPRAQYAAMANARRPVYAAAADAVVDTSSLSPTEVAEAVLAVLRG from the coding sequence GTGACCCCCATCCCCACCCTCGTCCTCCTCGGTGCCCCCGGTGCCGGGAAGTCCACGGTCGGCGCGCTCCTCGCGGAGCGACTGGGGCTCGAGCTCCTCGACACCGACGACCTCCTCGCGGCACGGGTGGGCACGGACGTGGGGGAGTTCTTCCTCGACGCCGGCGAGGAGCGGTTCCGCGAGGTCGAGGCCGAGGTGGCCGCGGCCGCGCTGGGCCGGCCGGGCGTGGTCGCCCTGGGCGGCGGGGCCGTCCCGGGCGTGGCCCAGCGCCTCGAGGCCTACCGCGCCGACGGCGGGACGGTCGTCTTCCTCGACGTCTCTCTCGCGGCGGCCATGCCACGGGTCGGCCTCAACGCCCCGCGGGCGGTCGTCGTGGGATCCCCGCGCGCCCAGTACGCCGCGATGGCGAACGCGCGCCGGCCCGTCTACGCAGCCGCGGCCGACGCCGTCGTCGACACCTCGTCCCTCAGCCCGACCGAGGTCGCCGAGGCCGTCCTGGCCGTCCTGCGGGGTTGA
- the aroB gene encoding 3-dehydroquinate synthase — translation MAHSRTGPRLILVGPPGAGKTTVGELVAATLGVPLRDSDAEVERLAGTSVPEIFRTRGEGEFRVLEHDAVTRLLSEHDGVLALGGGAVLHPGTQAALAGHHVVFLDVDADHAVARVARSGARPLLEGDPTARFEALMTARRPVYERVATVRVVTGGRTAEDVAAEVLRTLAAPVTSAAPATSAAPAAPTTSPAPAAPATRITVSGAAPYDVVVGHGLDREVLDLVGPDASRVLLVHPAALAGRAEALRTELATAGRTVVTHEVPDAESAKTLDVVAGCWDLLGERRFGRDDAVVALGGGATTDMAGFVAATWLRGIRLVNVPTTLLGMVDAAVGGKTGINTAAGKNLVGSFHPPAGVVCDLDALQTLPAEDLRAGLAEVVKCGLIADEEILRLVEADGGAAALRPGSPVLRELVERAVAVKARVVGADLREAGLREILNYGHTFAHAIERTEGYTWRHGDAVAVGMVFAAELAHAAGHLDETGVRRHRAVLESLGLPTAYGEDRWPDLLDAMASDKKVRGSTLRFVVLDAVGRPTVLRGPAPEQLEAAWAAVRG, via the coding sequence GTGGCTCACTCCCGAACCGGTCCCCGCCTGATCCTCGTCGGCCCCCCGGGGGCCGGCAAGACCACCGTCGGTGAGCTCGTCGCCGCCACCCTGGGTGTGCCGCTGCGCGACTCCGACGCCGAGGTGGAGCGCCTCGCGGGGACGAGTGTCCCGGAGATCTTCCGGACCCGGGGCGAGGGCGAGTTCCGGGTGCTCGAGCACGACGCCGTCACCCGTCTGCTGTCCGAGCACGACGGCGTGCTGGCCCTCGGCGGCGGCGCCGTCCTGCACCCCGGCACCCAGGCGGCCCTCGCCGGGCACCACGTCGTCTTCCTCGACGTCGACGCCGACCACGCCGTGGCCCGGGTGGCCCGTTCGGGTGCCCGCCCCCTCCTCGAGGGCGACCCGACCGCCCGGTTCGAGGCGCTCATGACCGCCCGGCGACCGGTGTACGAACGGGTTGCGACGGTGCGGGTGGTCACCGGCGGACGCACCGCCGAGGATGTCGCCGCCGAGGTGCTCCGGACCCTCGCGGCGCCGGTCACATCCGCGGCACCGGCCACGTCGGCCGCACCCGCGGCACCGACGACATCGCCGGCACCCGCAGCACCGGCGACGCGGATCACGGTCTCGGGCGCCGCCCCGTACGACGTCGTCGTCGGTCACGGGCTGGACCGCGAGGTTCTCGACCTCGTCGGTCCCGACGCCTCCCGCGTCCTCCTCGTCCACCCCGCAGCCCTGGCCGGCCGCGCCGAGGCGTTGCGCACGGAGCTGGCCACCGCAGGGCGCACCGTGGTGACCCACGAGGTGCCCGACGCCGAGTCCGCGAAGACCCTCGACGTGGTCGCCGGCTGCTGGGACCTGCTGGGGGAGCGGCGCTTCGGTCGCGACGACGCGGTCGTCGCCCTCGGCGGCGGCGCCACGACCGACATGGCGGGCTTCGTGGCCGCGACGTGGCTGCGCGGCATCCGGCTCGTCAACGTCCCGACCACCCTGCTCGGCATGGTCGACGCCGCGGTCGGCGGCAAGACCGGCATCAACACCGCCGCGGGCAAGAACCTCGTCGGCTCCTTCCACCCGCCAGCCGGTGTCGTGTGCGACCTCGACGCCCTCCAGACCCTGCCTGCGGAGGACCTGCGCGCGGGCCTGGCCGAGGTCGTCAAGTGCGGCTTGATCGCCGACGAGGAGATCCTCCGCCTGGTCGAGGCCGACGGCGGCGCGGCGGCGCTGCGTCCGGGGTCACCCGTCCTGCGTGAGCTCGTCGAGCGCGCCGTGGCGGTCAAGGCGCGGGTCGTCGGGGCCGACCTCCGCGAGGCCGGTCTGCGCGAGATCCTCAACTACGGCCACACCTTCGCCCATGCGATCGAGCGGACCGAGGGCTACACCTGGCGTCACGGCGACGCCGTCGCCGTGGGGATGGTCTTCGCGGCCGAGCTCGCTCATGCGGCCGGGCACCTGGACGAGACCGGTGTCCGGCGCCACCGCGCGGTGCTCGAGTCGCTGGGCCTGCCCACCGCCTACGGCGAGGACCGCTGGCCGGACCTCCTCGACGCGATGGCCAGCGACAAGAAGGTCCGCGGGTCCACCCTGCGCTTCGTCGTCCTCGACGCCGTGGGCCGGCCCACGGTCCTGCGCGGCCCGGCCCCGGAGCAGCTCGAGGCGGCGTGGGCCGCGGTGCGGGGATGA
- the aroC gene encoding chorismate synthase, giving the protein MLRWMTAGESHGQALVGVLEGLPAGVEITTDQVGDALARRRLGHGRGSRMSFEQDEVRLLSGVRHGLTMGGPVAIEIGNTEWPKWETVMAADPVPREALLVDAGTGDEREIARNRRLTRPRPGHADLVGMQKYHLDDARPILERASARETAARVALGTLAAALLEQVAGIRLVSHVVAIGPVTVPDDAPVPGPDDVAALDADPVRCLDATSSAAMVAEIDACQKDGDTLGGVVEVLAYGLPPGLGSHVSSDRRLDSRLAGAVMGIQAVKGVEIGDGFRTATRRGSAAHDEIVRGSDGRIRRATNRAGGTEGGMSNGEPLRVRAAMKPISTVPRALATVDVATGAEARAIHQRSDVCAVPPAAVVAEAMVALVLADALLEKVGGDSVSESTRNLRGYLEAIPEHQR; this is encoded by the coding sequence ATGCTCAGATGGATGACCGCAGGTGAGTCGCACGGCCAGGCTCTCGTCGGGGTGCTCGAGGGCCTGCCGGCCGGGGTCGAGATCACCACCGACCAGGTGGGCGACGCCCTCGCCCGGCGCCGGCTCGGGCACGGCCGCGGGTCACGGATGTCGTTCGAGCAGGACGAGGTCCGACTGCTCTCCGGCGTGCGGCACGGCCTGACGATGGGCGGCCCGGTCGCGATCGAGATCGGCAACACCGAGTGGCCCAAGTGGGAGACGGTCATGGCCGCCGACCCGGTGCCTCGCGAGGCCCTCCTCGTCGACGCCGGCACCGGCGACGAGCGGGAGATCGCCCGTAACCGGCGCCTCACGCGCCCGCGCCCCGGCCACGCGGACCTGGTCGGGATGCAGAAGTACCACCTCGACGACGCCCGGCCGATCCTCGAGCGGGCCAGCGCGCGCGAGACCGCCGCCCGGGTCGCCCTGGGAACGCTGGCCGCGGCGCTCCTGGAGCAGGTCGCGGGCATCCGTCTCGTCTCGCACGTCGTGGCGATCGGCCCGGTCACGGTCCCCGACGACGCTCCGGTGCCCGGACCCGACGACGTGGCGGCGCTGGACGCCGACCCCGTGCGCTGCCTCGACGCGACGTCCTCGGCGGCCATGGTCGCCGAGATCGACGCCTGCCAGAAGGACGGCGACACCCTCGGCGGCGTCGTCGAGGTCCTCGCCTACGGCCTGCCTCCCGGCCTGGGCTCGCACGTCTCGTCCGACCGGCGCCTGGACTCCCGGCTCGCCGGGGCGGTCATGGGCATCCAGGCCGTCAAGGGTGTCGAGATCGGCGACGGCTTCCGCACCGCAACCCGCCGCGGCTCCGCCGCGCACGACGAGATCGTCCGAGGCTCCGACGGCCGGATCCGCCGCGCCACCAACCGGGCCGGCGGTACCGAGGGCGGGATGTCCAACGGCGAGCCGCTGCGCGTGCGCGCCGCGATGAAGCCCATCTCCACCGTGCCCCGTGCGCTGGCCACCGTGGACGTCGCCACCGGCGCGGAGGCGCGGGCCATCCACCAGCGCTCCGACGTCTGCGCGGTGCCGCCGGCCGCCGTGGTCGCCGAGGCGATGGTGGCCCTGGTCCTGGCCGACGCCCTGCTGGAGAAGGTCGGCGGCGACTCGGTGAGCGAGTCCACGCGCAACCTGCGCGGCTACCTCGAGGCCATCCCCGAGCACCAGCGCTAG
- a CDS encoding A24 family peptidase produces the protein MSVPAAVVAAGAWLAAVSAALVVADLRTHRLPDRLVGAAAAGVLVLLTVAALTTGQWTDLGRAVLAAAAVAAGSVLLALPRVTGLGLGDVKLAGVLGLWLGWFGWGVVATGLLAAFVLGGAWTTARLLIRRARHEDAVPLGPWLVLGAALATVAHLAGLVPA, from the coding sequence GTGAGCGTCCCGGCGGCCGTCGTGGCGGCCGGGGCCTGGCTGGCGGCCGTGTCGGCGGCGCTCGTCGTCGCCGACCTGCGCACCCACCGGCTCCCGGACCGCCTCGTCGGGGCGGCAGCGGCCGGGGTGCTCGTTCTCCTCACCGTCGCGGCGCTCACCACCGGTCAGTGGACGGACCTGGGCCGGGCGGTCCTGGCCGCCGCCGCGGTCGCCGCCGGCTCTGTGCTCCTCGCCCTCCCGCGGGTGACCGGGCTGGGGCTGGGTGACGTCAAGCTGGCCGGCGTTCTGGGTCTCTGGCTCGGGTGGTTCGGCTGGGGGGTGGTCGCGACAGGACTCCTGGCGGCGTTCGTGCTCGGCGGCGCATGGACCACCGCGCGACTTCTCATCCGCCGCGCCCGACACGAGGACGCCGTCCCCCTCGGGCCCTGGCTGGTGCTCGGGGCGGCGCTCGCCACGGTGGCGCACCTCGCGGGGCTCGTGCCCGCCTGA
- a CDS encoding shikimate dehydrogenase has translation MGVVGGAGQDLAAPGVSRRAAVLGHPVAHSLSPALHRAAYTQLGLDGWAYGLQDVTAEELPGVVARLDGSWAGLSLTMPLKHAVMGLLDAVDPLAEVTGAVNTVVVQPGPGGSAGPLTGFNTDVHGIVAAVREAAAPGWVPRRAVILGAGATSSSAQAAVAELGLTRSTLVARRVPPAAAAATARMGVAVEHVAWTSPAVAAEAAAGADLVISTVPAGAADDTAADLARLGVLAGAVLLDVVYDPSPTPLAAAWEGAGGAVVPGWAMLLHQAEAQVRLMTGRTPDVEVMRAALLAELARRRGGGEVRASPPPFPAGTGPRAEAAAPAPRTEPAPASASPPPTRSA, from the coding sequence ATGGGGGTCGTCGGCGGTGCCGGCCAGGACCTCGCCGCGCCGGGGGTGAGCCGGCGGGCGGCGGTGCTCGGCCACCCCGTCGCCCACTCCCTCTCGCCGGCGCTCCACCGGGCCGCCTACACCCAGCTCGGCCTCGACGGCTGGGCGTACGGCCTCCAGGACGTCACCGCCGAGGAGCTGCCCGGCGTCGTCGCCCGGCTCGACGGCTCATGGGCGGGCCTGTCGTTGACGATGCCGCTCAAGCACGCCGTCATGGGGCTGCTCGACGCGGTCGACCCGCTCGCCGAGGTCACCGGAGCGGTCAACACGGTCGTCGTCCAACCCGGGCCGGGCGGGTCGGCCGGCCCCCTCACCGGGTTCAACACCGACGTGCACGGCATCGTCGCGGCGGTCCGCGAGGCAGCCGCGCCCGGCTGGGTCCCGCGGCGGGCCGTCATCCTCGGCGCGGGTGCCACCAGCTCCTCCGCGCAGGCCGCGGTGGCCGAGCTCGGCCTGACCCGCTCCACCCTCGTGGCCCGCCGCGTACCACCCGCCGCGGCCGCGGCCACGGCCCGGATGGGCGTGGCCGTCGAGCACGTGGCGTGGACCTCCCCGGCCGTCGCGGCCGAGGCCGCCGCCGGCGCCGACCTCGTCATCTCCACCGTCCCGGCGGGCGCCGCGGACGACACCGCCGCCGACCTCGCCCGGCTCGGCGTCCTCGCCGGCGCGGTGCTCCTCGACGTCGTCTACGACCCGTCCCCCACCCCGCTCGCGGCCGCGTGGGAGGGCGCCGGCGGCGCCGTCGTGCCGGGCTGGGCGATGCTCCTGCACCAGGCGGAGGCCCAGGTCCGTCTCATGACCGGCCGCACCCCCGACGTCGAGGTGATGCGCGCGGCCCTGCTCGCCGAGCTGGCCCGGCGCCGGGGCGGGGGAGAGGTGCGCGCGTCGCCGCCGCCGTTCCCGGCCGGGACGGGGCCGCGGGCCGAGGCAGCTGCCCCCGCGCCGCGCACCGAACCTGCCCCGGCGTCCGCGAGCCCGCCGCCCACCCGCTCGGCGTGA
- the mltG gene encoding endolytic transglycosylase MltG, whose amino-acid sequence MNDLFAQGTTAEPAHEDDLRRARREQRRAREDRRRRRRRRTLLVLAVVVAIVAAVALWAYPTVRDALSDRPTAAAEDFPGPGSGEVQVVIPAGASGAEMGSVLEEAGVVASQRAFVDAFGENVNAGRIQPGTYTLMNEMAASDAVAALLDPASRAEVTITVPEGFHAAQVYERIANVADIPLEEVQAAAEDTGAIGLPAEADGNPEGWYAAATYSFEPADDATTMLSTMVAQTISRLDALEVPADQRQAVLTKASIVEREVNLPEYYGQVARVIENRLTDDDDVNGRLQMDSTVLYGVGKVGGVPTQADLDDDNPYNTYLNPGLPPTPIGAPGEAALDAVINAPEGDWLYFATVNLDTGETKFAATLDEHNANVAELRAWLAENPQG is encoded by the coding sequence GTGAACGACCTGTTTGCCCAGGGCACGACGGCCGAGCCGGCGCACGAGGACGACCTCCGGCGCGCCCGCCGGGAGCAGCGGCGCGCCCGCGAGGACCGCCGCCGCCGGCGGCGCCGCCGCACGCTGCTCGTCCTCGCCGTGGTCGTCGCGATCGTCGCCGCGGTGGCTCTCTGGGCGTACCCGACCGTGCGGGACGCCCTCTCCGACCGGCCCACGGCCGCGGCCGAGGACTTCCCCGGCCCCGGCAGCGGCGAGGTCCAGGTGGTGATCCCCGCGGGCGCCTCCGGCGCCGAGATGGGCTCGGTCCTGGAGGAGGCCGGGGTGGTGGCCTCCCAGCGGGCGTTCGTCGACGCGTTCGGCGAGAACGTCAACGCCGGACGGATCCAGCCCGGCACCTACACGCTCATGAACGAGATGGCCGCGAGCGACGCCGTCGCCGCACTGCTCGACCCGGCCTCGCGGGCCGAGGTCACGATCACCGTGCCGGAGGGCTTCCACGCCGCGCAGGTGTACGAGCGGATCGCGAACGTCGCCGACATCCCCCTCGAGGAGGTCCAGGCCGCGGCCGAGGACACCGGGGCGATCGGGCTGCCCGCCGAGGCGGACGGCAACCCCGAGGGGTGGTACGCCGCCGCGACGTACTCCTTCGAGCCGGCCGACGACGCCACGACCATGCTCTCGACGATGGTCGCCCAGACCATCTCGCGCCTGGACGCCCTCGAGGTGCCGGCCGACCAGCGTCAGGCGGTCCTGACCAAGGCCTCGATCGTCGAGCGCGAGGTGAACCTGCCGGAGTACTACGGCCAGGTCGCCCGCGTCATCGAGAACCGGCTCACCGACGACGACGACGTCAACGGTCGCCTCCAGATGGACTCCACCGTCCTGTACGGCGTGGGCAAGGTCGGTGGCGTGCCCACCCAGGCCGACCTCGACGACGACAACCCGTACAACACATACCTCAACCCCGGTCTGCCGCCGACGCCCATCGGCGCCCCGGGCGAGGCGGCCCTCGACGCGGTCATCAACGCCCCCGAGGGGGACTGGCTCTACTTCGCCACCGTCAACCTCGACACGGGGGAGACGAAGTTCGCCGCGACCCTCGACGAGCACAACGCCAACGTCGCCGAGCTCCGCGCGTGGCTGGCCGAGAACCCGCAGGGCTGA
- the ruvX gene encoding Holliday junction resolvase RuvX translates to MSAAGLRRGVRLGVDVGSVRVGVARCDPDGILATPVRTVARRRDGGDVAEIAAIAAEVGAMEVLVGLPRHLSGRQGESADAARGYAVRVAAAVAPLPVRLVDERLTTVSAHQALRASGRPGRRHREVVDQVAAVMIVEHALEVERRTGQPAGEPVGPGETVRGGTSQ, encoded by the coding sequence GTGAGCGCTGCCGGGCTGCGGCGCGGGGTGCGCCTCGGCGTCGACGTCGGCTCCGTGCGGGTCGGCGTCGCGCGCTGCGACCCCGACGGCATCCTCGCGACGCCGGTGCGCACCGTCGCCCGGCGCCGCGACGGCGGTGACGTCGCGGAGATCGCCGCGATCGCCGCGGAGGTCGGGGCGATGGAGGTCCTCGTGGGCCTGCCGCGGCACCTGTCCGGCCGGCAGGGGGAGTCCGCCGACGCCGCACGCGGGTACGCTGTCCGGGTCGCGGCCGCCGTGGCACCGCTTCCGGTGCGGCTCGTCGACGAGCGACTGACGACGGTCAGCGCCCACCAGGCGCTGCGGGCGTCCGGCCGCCCCGGGCGCCGGCACCGGGAGGTCGTCGACCAGGTGGCTGCCGTGATGATCGTTGAGCACGCCCTCGAGGTCGAGCGGCGCACCGGCCAGCCCGCCGGTGAGCCGGTCGGACCGGGGGAGACCGTCCGAGGGGGGACCTCGCAGTGA